One genomic window of Candidatus Pseudobacter hemicellulosilyticus includes the following:
- a CDS encoding redoxin domain-containing protein produces the protein MKKWFLFLAASFCLQFSFAQAPTPSERKKLFPTLQLLQVDSTTLTSGLLKRQPTVIMYFSPSCDHCQHQMDDMLAHTKEMKNIQVVLATYQPFDEMVEFHKKYHIEKHSNYKLGRDVNFILPPFYDIRNLPFIALYSKEGKLLLSHEGNIKVEKLLQALK, from the coding sequence ATGAAAAAATGGTTCTTGTTCCTGGCCGCCTCTTTCTGCCTGCAGTTCAGTTTTGCCCAGGCTCCCACGCCTTCCGAAAGGAAGAAATTGTTCCCTACCCTGCAGTTGCTACAAGTAGATAGTACCACACTGACCAGCGGCTTGTTAAAAAGACAACCGACCGTCATTATGTATTTCAGTCCTTCCTGTGATCATTGCCAGCACCAAATGGATGATATGCTGGCACATACAAAAGAGATGAAAAATATACAGGTGGTGCTGGCCACTTATCAGCCATTTGACGAGATGGTGGAATTCCATAAAAAGTACCATATTGAAAAACATTCCAACTACAAACTGGGCAGAGATGTCAACTTCATCCTTCCTCCTTTTTATGATATACGCAACCTTCCATTCATAGCGTTATACAGCAAGGAAGGGAAACTCCTGCTGAGTCATGAAGGGAATATTAAAGTTGAAAAATTGTTGCAGGCGTTGAAATAG
- a CDS encoding BlaI/MecI/CopY family transcriptional regulator codes for MHSLTPQEEEAMMAVWKIGEGNVKMFLEQIPEPRPPYTTLASTIKNLEKKAFLQSRLVGNVYLYQPVVSEPEYKKKFMNGVVKNYFDNSYKELVNFFVEQKNLSPEELQEIIRLIEGKK; via the coding sequence ATGCATAGTTTAACACCGCAGGAAGAAGAAGCCATGATGGCCGTCTGGAAGATCGGTGAAGGGAACGTAAAGATGTTCCTGGAGCAGATACCCGAGCCCAGGCCGCCCTATACCACCCTGGCCTCCACTATCAAGAACCTGGAGAAAAAGGCATTTCTCCAAAGCCGGCTGGTGGGTAACGTATACCTGTACCAGCCAGTGGTGAGCGAACCGGAGTACAAGAAAAAATTCATGAACGGGGTAGTGAAGAACTATTTCGACAACTCCTATAAGGAGCTGGTGAACTTTTTCGTGGAGCAGAAAAACCTGAGCCCGGAAGAGCTGCAGGAGATCATCCGCCTGATTGAAGGAAAAAAATAA